TCTGATTTAATTCATTTTATTTTCCTTTTGTCTGCGGTTTTTGGTTCTCCGGACTTGTTTTTACTCATTTAAACCTAATTTTATTTTTTAATCTATCTTCCTTTTTCAAACCTCAAGAAACTCGCCCGGATACTCTACGACCCCGCCTGCCCCTTCAAGTGCTTCTACCTTTAATTCCAGCGCCATAAACGCTTCATTCGGCACGCCAAAAGGATCAGTTATTCTCCACTTATTTGCCGGCTTAAACCCGAATTTAGGATAATATTCAGGATGCCCAAGAAATATAACAGAATCGTATCCCAGCCGCTGGCAGGCTTTGAGCCCTTCTCTTATAAGTTCGCCTTCTATGCCCTGCCTCTGAAACTCAGGTAAAACTGCAACAGGGGCAAGTGACATAATTTCTTTTTCTTCGCTGTTCTCCAGTTTGATAACTACAGGGAAAAAGAGAATGTGGCCAGCTATTTTCCAATCAATTTCAGCCACAAGCGAAAGTTCGGGAATAAACTTTGGATTTTTCCTGAGGTTCTCAACTAGTTTTCCTTTATTGGGCTGCCCGAAGGCAAGATTGTTTACTTCGGTTATTGCCGGGCAGTCTGAAAGAGTTTCGGGGCGGATTTTAATAGACTTCTTTCCTTCCTGTTTGTTTCCTTAAGCATGTTTCTCTTTTTCCTAAACAAGTGTTTTTTTCTTCTTATAATCTCATATAATAACAATTTATTGTCATAACAACAATTTATTGTCATAATAACAATTTATTATCCCTATTTTTTCTCTCTGTAGAGTTTATATGTCTAATGTATTCATTTAAAGAATGCTTAAGGAAGATCAGTTCTATTTTAGTTCTTAATCACCCCAGTTTTTCCCTATAAAAATCTATAAAATGGAGCCCAGTTATGATCCCCCTTTTCAGTGCAGGAAAAATCGCGCTTGGAAGCATTAGAAGTGCAAAGTTGCGTTCAACCCTTACCATACTTGGAATTGTCATAGGAGTTGCAGCCGTAATTGCAAATGTATCCCTCGGGGCAAGTTTCAACCAGCATTTTACAAATGAAGTGACCAACCTGGGGTCGAACTTTATCTATATCCAGGGAATGCAGCCCAAGCTTTTTTACGATAATGAGCTCAAGATTGTTGAAAATACGCCCGGAATTTCGGGAGTTTCGCCTTTGAAGTCACAGACCGCAGAAGTCACGTACATGTCCGAAACCAAAAATATCATGGTTAGCGGTGTCGGGGAATCTTATGATGAGGTAGCGAATACAAAGCTTCAGAAAGGGGACTTTATCGCCGACAATGACGGGTACGTGGCTGTCATCGGGCACAAGGTTGCAAACGAAAAGTTTGATCGTAACATTTCTGCCCGGAGTTCCATAAACATAACCTTCACGGTAGGAGAAAATGAAAAAGTTTCAAAGACCTTTAAAGTCAAGGCAATAATCCAGAACCCGGAAAATACTGTTGTCCAGGCATATGACGACAATGAGGCTGTTATTATCCCGATCGATGTCATGAACAAGATTCTTGGCGAAAAAGATTATGGCGGGATTTTTGCAATGGCTGAGGATCCTGCGACGATTCAGGAGACTTCGGATGAAGTAGATGAACGTCTTGCCCGAAATTTTGGGATCTCCGAGAGGGCACTTGAAGATAAAGAGGCTCGTCCTTATTTCATCATCAATCAGGCTGAGATCTTAAAACAAACAGATATGATGGCAGCAGCCCTCAGTTCTTTCCTGACGACCGTTGCGCTGATCTCTCTGCTGGTCGGCTCTATAGGGATAATGAACATTATGCTCGTAAGCGTGACTGAAAGAACAAGGGAGATAGGAGTGCTCAAATCCCTGGGATTCACAAGCTTTGATATCCTTTTCCTTTTCATGGTTGAGTCAGTCTTACTTGGAGTTTTCGGAGGCATTCTCGGTAGTATAGTAGGAATTGCAGGCGCATACAGCGTTGAGACCTTTCTCAAGCTTCCTGTCATATTTCCTTTCAACCTCATAGCAGCCGGATTTTTTGTGGCTGTGTTCGTGGGCTTCGTCTCGGGAGTCTACCCTGCAAGGAAAGCTGCAAAAATGAAACCTGTAGACTCACTCAGGCACGAGTGAACACCCGATTCCACATTCCGCCTCAGATAAACTTTTTAAATAGGCTTTATTCCTGAAACTTTATTTATATTAAATATTATATAATTCTTTATAATTTCCATTTTGCTTAATTATCCTGCTTTCGAATACGTAATTTATTGATCCGCTTCTTATTTCAAGAAAAAGCGATATTTCCACAAAAACTAACATAAATACACAGGGGGTTTGCAACTGGCACAGGAAACAATAGAAAAATCCGAAGAAGAATGGAAAAAGGTGCTCACGCCCGAGCAATATCATGTCCTGAGGGAGAAAGGTACAGAAA
This region of Methanosarcina flavescens genomic DNA includes:
- a CDS encoding ABC transporter permease, producing the protein MIPLFSAGKIALGSIRSAKLRSTLTILGIVIGVAAVIANVSLGASFNQHFTNEVTNLGSNFIYIQGMQPKLFYDNELKIVENTPGISGVSPLKSQTAEVTYMSETKNIMVSGVGESYDEVANTKLQKGDFIADNDGYVAVIGHKVANEKFDRNISARSSINITFTVGENEKVSKTFKVKAIIQNPENTVVQAYDDNEAVIIPIDVMNKILGEKDYGGIFAMAEDPATIQETSDEVDERLARNFGISERALEDKEARPYFIINQAEILKQTDMMAAALSSFLTTVALISLLVGSIGIMNIMLVSVTERTREIGVLKSLGFTSFDILFLFMVESVLLGVFGGILGSIVGIAGAYSVETFLKLPVIFPFNLIAAGFFVAVFVGFVSGVYPARKAAKMKPVDSLRHE
- a CDS encoding GNAT family N-acetyltransferase, coding for MKIRPETLSDCPAITEVNNLAFGQPNKGKLVENLRKNPKFIPELSLVAEIDWKIAGHILFFPVVIKLENSEEKEIMSLAPVAVLPEFQRQGIEGELIREGLKACQRLGYDSVIFLGHPEYYPKFGFKPANKWRITDPFGVPNEAFMALELKVEALEGAGGVVEYPGEFLEV